AATGTTTTAACAATATTTTTAATTAGATTAAATAATAGACATTATATTGAAAATGAAATTGATAAGGATGATAAAATGGCTATTGATTTGACAGATATCGGAATTGAAGAAGGACAGAAATATGAAGGGATTTACACTACCATGAGCAAAGACGGTGTAAAAAATGCAGCGCCAATAGGAATCGTATGCAAGGGCAAAGACAAACTTGGATGCAGATTATTTGTCGGCACCCAAACCCTGAAAAACATTATGGAAACACGCAGATATGTTGTAAATATTACTTTTGACCCTATAAATTTTGTAAATTCAACCATCGGAAATCTGGATATTGAAGAGTTTACAGATGATGAGGACATTGCAATACTGAAAAATGCAGAAGCATATATCATTTGCGATGTCACAGACATCAGAAAGATGGATCCGATTAAAGACCATGTAACATCAAATGGAGAAGCTTATATCATAAGCAGTGATGTTTTAAAAATCGTCAAAAACCATCCGTGTGCAAAGGCTTTAAACCGGGGAGTATTTGCCCTTCTGGAATGCCTTACTAACTATACTCGCCTTGACCTTGTAAGTGAGCAGCAGCAGGATTATTTTGTCGGAAGGTTTAATGAAAACAATCGCATGATTAAGAGGGTTTCAGGACCTGATACGATAAAAGCCATGGAGATTCTTAAAAACAGTATGATAGAAAAGGGTTTTGATGTTGAATAGAACCTGATTTTAATTTCATGAAATGATTGGGCTTCGCATTGGCATGGATTACAGCGTTTGTGTTAATCCTTATTTATTTTTTTAATTTTTCATAGTTTTTTACAGTCAAATCGATAGGCTTATTAATATCAGTTTATTGGCTTAAATAATATGATTTGAGATGGTGTGGTTTTAAAGATTGTTCATTTTTTTATATTATATTGAATGTTATTTTATATAGTATCATTCAATATATTGAATAAGTATTTATATAATAGTATTCAATATATTATTGAAGAGGTAGGTTTTTATGAATTCTGAAAATGAAGATTCAATTTATAATTTTTTACAAACTCAGATTACAGATACTCCATTGTCTTTAAATAATGATTTATCAAATATGGGTGTTAAATTTAATCAGAGGGATGATTTTGAAGAATTAAAAACATTTGTTGATGAATTTATAGAAGGGAATAATGTTAATCGATATATTGTGTTACCTGGTCTTAGAGGTGTTGGAAAAACAACAGTATTGCTTCAAGTATATGACTACTTAATGAACCAGAAAAATATCAATCCTGAGCAGATACTATATGTTTCCTGTGAAGAGATAGATAGAATAGAAGATTGCGATATCTATGAACTAATCAAATTTTACTTAAAAACATTCCATAACTGCTCACTACAAACATTAAATAAAAAATTATTCTTACTAATTGATGAATCACATTTTGATAAAGATTGGTCAGTTTCAGGTAAACTGATTACTGATAAATCAAAAAATATCTTTGTGATTTTCACAGGTTCATCAGCTATAAACCTAGAATATAATGCAGAAGCAGCAAGAAGAATGATAAGATATCCTATAACTCCTCTAAATTATTCACAACATCTTAAATTAAAATACAATTATCATTCAGATATTTCTAATGACTTAGTTGATTTATTATTTAATGGAAATGTTGAAAATGCAATCATTAAAGAAAAGCAAGTAAATCATGATTTATTAAATCTGAAAGAATATAATTCAATGGATTGGAATAATTATTTTAAATTTGGTGGATTTCCATCAGTAATGCATGATACAAATTACAGAAATGCAACAAAAAAATTATATTACTCTATTGAAACTGTAATAACAAAAGATTTGGGAACAATGAATAATTTAACTGCCAATACACAAACTAATGCATTAAGATTAATAAAATTTTTAGCAGAAAAATATCCTGGTGACATTTCACAAAATGCACTTGCAAACAAAATCAAAACATCAGCAGGATCAGTAAATACGATAATGGACTTGTTGGAAAAGACCCATTTGATATTTCATATAGAACCATATTCCGATGCAAATACAAGAGCAAAAAAATCATGGCAATATTATTTTGCAACACCCAGTCTGATGAATGCAATAAATATCAAATTTGGATTTTCATCAATAAACTTAACTGAATATGAAGGAGTATTGCTTGAAACATTAGTAGGATCAAGCTTGGTTAACCTTAAAAATAGTGAACAATTCTTTGAATTTAGCATATTCTATGACACACATAAAGTTAAAAAGCAACGTGTTGATTTTATTATAAAAAAAGATTTTGATGAAGTTATTCCAATTGAAGTTGGCCATGGCAATAAAAGCACCAATCAGATTAAGGATGCTATTAGGCGTTATAAGTCTCCTCATGGAATTATTATATCTGATACAACAAAAACAATCAAAAAAGTTGATAATATAATATTTGTACCAATAAAAACATTTTCATTAATGTAATTAAAAAATTGGAAAAATAATTATTTATTTCTCAATTTTTTACTGCATTAATGGGTTGTTTTTGACTTTTTTAGATTATTTTTTTCTCTTTTTTGAGGAATTCAGAGATATTTTTTTATCATAAGCTCGTAATCTCTTTTCACAGTTATTTCGTTAGAACTATTAATATCATTTAATCTCTCTAGCATTTGTGTTTCGTTTACAATTTTAGGTTTATAAGACTAACTTTTCTTATTTTATATTAAAGTTAGGTTTATGGGAAAAATTTAATATCAAAGTTTTCACCATATGTTTTAAGATTGATTTAATAAATTTTTTCATAGGGTGATTTAAATGAAAAATGAACTGATTAGATTAATAGAAAGTAATATGGAACATTATCTAAATGAAATTCAAATAGCACGACTTAATGAATGTCTTAAAAGTATTTTGAATGATTTTGAATTGTTTAAAAAGGACAATAATTTATCGTTTGATGAATCAAAAGAAAATCATGAATTGTTGGTGTCTTTTCTTTCAGCCAAACAGATTGAAGGATGTTCTGAAAAAACTATTGATTATTATGGGAACACGATTTTCAAGATGATGGAGTCAGTTAATCTTAAAATCGAAAGCATCACAACTGATGATTTGAGAAAATATTTAGCGGAATATAAAAATCAGAGTAATGCATCAAAATCCACGATTGACAATATCAGACGAGTTTTATCTAGTTTTTTTAGCTGGCTTGAGGATGAGGGACATATTTCAAAAAATCCGGTTAGAAGGATTCATAGGATTAAAACCAAAAGGGTGGTGAAAGAGGTTTTAAGCGATGAGAATTTTGAAGTCCTAAGGGACAAGTGTGATAACATCAGAGATTTGGCAATGATTGAGCTTTTAGCATCAACCGGTATACGTGTAGGGGAACTTGTAAATCTAAATATTGATGATGTTCTGTTTAGTGAAAGGGAATGTGTTGTATTGGGCAAAGGTGACAGTGAACGTATAGTTTACTTTGATGCAAAAACAAAAATTCACCTTCAAAAATACTTGGAGTCCAGAAAAGACAATAATCCTGCACTATTTGTATCTCTCAGAAAACCTCATAATCGGTTGGGAATTCCTGGTGTTGAAAAAAGAATGCGTAAACTTGGCAATGAAGCTAAAATCAAAAAAATACATCCACATAAGTTCAGAAGAACAATGGCAACAAATGCAATTGATAAAGGAATACCGATTGAACAGGTTCAAAGGCTGTTGGGTCATGTGCAGATTGACACTACCATGCAATATGCAATGGTGAATCAAAACAACGTGAAAATATCACATAGGAAATTCATTGGATAATCTTGTTCGTATTTTAAATTTTAGGTGTTTTGGTGGATATTTCTTCCATTATTTTCTTAAAATGGTAGGTACATAAATATCAGTTTATAGGCTTTAACATGATTGGGTGAAAATAGGTTTATTATTTAATCATTTCATTTCGTTATCTAATGAGCTAATTTTTTGCCCAATTCTCTTTTTGCACAATAAAGTTTATATGTGATGTTTTTCTCACTGCAATTTTATAAAATGGCTTCAACAAGCCTTAAATAACATATAACACATAAATATTCTCTTGAAAAGCCTCAAACTATAAAACATTTGGAAGGAGGTGAATAAACATGATAATACAGATTATACTCAATGTTTATTTGTTAAATCGGAGAAGTTTCCCTATATGTCTGCTCTGGTGTTCTTTCCATGCATCAAATGGAGGTGGAAAAAGTGGAGTTGATTCTCTTTCTTATTGGATCATATAGTCTGAATATTATGGCACTACTGATTCAACTAAAAGATAGTAGATAACGACTCAAATTTTCACCTCATAAAAGGTAATTAAATATAAACAAGTCAATGAGGGCCTTTGAAAACTAATGTTTTCGTGAGGCTTTTCTCCTGAGATAGCTACTATTTAATTGCCTATTTTTCTAAAATTAGTTAAGTTTATATATGTTATTTAATAATAGAATTATACAAGGGATTTACTTTTAAGTAAACCTCTATTAAGATGCAGAAATGTTTTTTATTAATGTCTAATATAGGGTATTGTAGAGATTTATTCTCTGCAATAGGACATTAATCTTATTTTTAAAACCTGATAATTTACATGAATTTTTAAAGATTAATCATCGACCAATTTTAGTAAATCTATGATTCATTTTTCACAGTCAAATTGATAAAATATAACTATCATTTTTTAATCTATTTTCACAATAAATCGGTAGGTATATAAATTACAGTTTTTCAGTTAGATGACATGTTTTTAGTAAATCTTATTTTAAATTTTGCTTTGGAATTTGAAAATTTATTTAGTATTGTTAAATTTATCTAATATTATATAATTGTGTTGGTAAAAAACCAACAAATATATAAATACTCTAATAAATATATTATTATATGACAAGGAAAAAACAAAACCAAATCTCAATAGGGGATAAAATTCTCTACAAGGTAAAAACACCGAACGGGTGGTCAATTATTATAATGCCTGATAATATTCTAATTGACAATTATCATGTTGGTAAAGCACATATCCACCCTGATTCTCAAAATCATACTTATAGGGTTGAATTGTCACTGCAGGATTGTGAAAAAATCTATGAACTGATTAAGGACTACTTAAATGTTACAAATAATTTTGATATTGAAGAGTTAATGGAGATGTTAAAATGATCATTACTTTAGTTAAAAAGCAAAATGGCTATGAATTCATTCGTGAAATGGAAGAAACCTATAAATCCATCAGCGAATTGGAAAAACTATTTAAACGAACTAATAACATGAAAATGTATGTGGACTTGGAAAACTGGAAATACTATAATCAAAATCCTGATGAGATGATTGAAACAACAGAAAGTCTGGTTACAAACAAATTATCCCTGTCCGACTTGGATTTAATTATACTTAATACCATTAAACATGAAAAACCAAGAAGCATAAGGGATCTGGCCAAAAAAATTAATAAGGATGTCAGCAATATTCAGCCAAAAGTTAAAAAATTGGAAGAAGATGGATTTATCAAATTCGAAGAAGGCATTAAAAACAGTAAAATACCTTATCTGACATTTGATGAGATTAAACTGGAGATTTGAAACTTTTAAATTCCAGTTATTATAGTTCAAATCCATTTTCACACTCAAATCTATAGTTTATATATCCTTTATTTTTCAAATCAGTTATCTATTTATATATTCGTTTATAGATTTTTAAGTATGAATTGAATGTTTTAAACTTTGAACACAGATTCATATATTGTTCGTTTAGAATAAAATAAAATTCTTATAAAATATTTATCATAATAAAAAGGGAGAATGGGATATGGAATTTGGGAAAACAATTATCCTGCTGATGCTTGTTATTTTTCTGTTCAGCATAACCAGTGTTTGTGCAAGTGAAATAGATACTCCAATAGCCGGTGGGGATGCAGGTCAAATGGAATTATCCGTAAATGATGAAATGTCTGTGGATAATCTGCAAAAAATCGAAGAAAATGTTGAATTGGCATTAGTCGATAATGATGAAAGTGTAAGTGCACAAACTGGTGCGGATGTGTTAAGTGGTGATGAAAACAGTACCTATTCGGAGCTTTTCCGTGAGATTAGTCAATCAGGGCCTGTTAAATTAACACACAAGAATTATGTTTATGACAATAGTGAAGCTATTGCTGTCACTGAGGACAATAAGGTAATTGACGGTAACGGTGCTGTTATTGACATGGCAGAATCAACCATTAGGGCATTTGATGTAGTTGGGTCAGGTGTAACAATTAAAAATCTAACAATTAAAAATGCAAACTTTAATGGGGATGGTGGAGCAATTTACTTTAGTCAAACCGGAACCGTATCAAATTGTAATTTTGCTGGCAGCACAGCTTTTAATTACGGTGGTGCCGTTTACTTTAATGGCAGTGGTGAAGTGGCAAATTGTAATTTTGTCAATAATACTGCTTTTTATCGCGGTGGTGCCGTTTACTTTAATGGCAGTGGTGAAGTGGTGAATTGTAATTTTACTAAAAACCGGGTAATTGATGATGAAAATTCCCATGGCGGTGCCGTCTTCATGACTTCAGGCAGTGTTGAAAATTGTAATTTTACCAATAACAGCGCAGGACTCAATGGCGGTGCCGTTTACTTCAGTATTTCAGGCTCTTTTCATACTTTAACAAATTGTATTTTCACTAATAACTCTGCTACCTATGGTGGTGCAATTCTATTTGCCAGGATGGTTCATTTAACAGATTGTAATTTTACTAATAATTCCGCTTTCAAAAGTGGTGGTGCAGTTTACTTCCACGATGATGGTGAAGTGGCAAACTGTAATTTTGTTAGTAACTTTGCTTATCAGCAGGGTGGTGCAGTTACCTTTGTAAAGTCAGGTTCTGTTGAAAATTGTATTTTTGCCAATAACGCCGCTGATGGTTGGGCAGGTGCAATTCGATTTCAAGGTGATGGTAATGTAATGGATTGTAATTTTGTCAATAACACTGCTTCCAATTATGATGGGGGTGCAATGCTCTTCAGCAGTTCAGGTGCTGTTGAAAAATGTAGTTTTATTAACAATAGTGCTAATACTGCCGGCGCAATTCTATTTGAAGGTGATGGTAATGTAACGGATTGTAATTTTACAAATAGCTATGGTGCCGCTTCAGCTGGCGCAATTCTATTTGGTGGTATTGGTAATGTAACTGATTGTAATTTTGTCAATAACACAGTTTCCAAATATGACGGTGGTGCAGTTTACTTTGACAGTACAGGTTCTGTTGAAAATTGTAGTTTTGCTTATAACTCCGCCAGGTATGGTGGTGCAGTCTATTTCGAAAGGGGTTCTGACGGCACTGTTAAAAATTGTAATTTTGTTAATAACTCTGCTTTCGAATGTGGCGGTTCAGTTTACTTTAATAGTACAGGTTCTGTTGAAAATTGTAGTTTTGCTTATAACTCCGCCAGGTATGGTGGTGCAGTCTGTTTCGAAAAGGGTTGTGACGGCACTGTTAAAAATTGTAATTTTGTTAATAACTCTGCTTTCGAATGTGGCGGTTCAGTTTACTTTAATGGTGCCGGTTCTGCTGAAAATTGTTATTTCATTAATAATGCCGCTTTAAATGTTGGTGGTGCAATTCTATTTGAAGGTGAGGGTGATGTAACGGATTGTAATTTTGTCAATAACACTGCTTCCAATCATGATGGTGGTGCAGTTTACTTTAACACTTCAGGTTCCGCTGAAAATTGTTATTTTACTGATAACACCGCTATCTATGGTGGTGCAATTGCACATTATGGTGGTGTACTTAATTGCAGCAATTCCAGATTCATTGACAATTCCGCTGAAATAGGACCTTCCATATATTCATGTGATGCCATATTAAATGTCTGCAGCTCATCTGTCACTTCAAACAGATCAAGTAAATATGGTCAGATTTTTGCATCAAATTCCACAGTCAATATAGATACTTCAGAATTCATAAACATATCCTCTGCTTATGCATCTGCACTGAGTTTTATATTTTGTGAAATTTCAATTATCAATTCCAGATTTGTTAATCTTACTGCTGAGAAATCTGCAGGTGCAATTGCCTTAAAGTTTTCAGGCAACTCTTATATCAAAGGCAGTGAATTTATAAATGTCAAATCATTTAAAAATGCAGGTGCCGTACTGGTGGATTATAGAATGGAATCCTGTAATTCCACTTTAATTGAGTGTGTGTTTAACAATGTTTCATCCATGATTGGGGGAGCATATATTCAATTGGGAGGCAGTCTGTTCCTGAACAGTTCAAATTTCATAGGCAATAACGCAGGTGTTGGAGGGGCAGTTTATATTTCATTTACCAACAGCATAATTGACAATTGTATTTTTGATTCAAATAAACTGTCCGATGTGGATTCCACCAGTTGCGGCGGCGCAATATACTGTGATATGAGCAATATGACATTGGCCCATTCCAGATTCATAAATAACTCAGCATATCTGGGAAATGCAGTGTATGCATGTGATTCATGGTATAATATAGCCAACTGTCTGTTTGCAAACAATACCAATGCGATTTTCACAGATTTCGATAAGAATCAGTGCAGTCTCAACGGTAATGAGTATAATAATGACAGCGTAATCACCAATCAGTCATTTCATGCTCCGTTATCTTTTGACTATCCTGCATTGAATCTGACTTTAATCAACAATACAATCAATGTCACTGGTCTTCCGTCCAGGTTTGATTTGCGTGACTGGGGATGGATTACTCCTGTTAAAGATCAGGGCATTGCTGGTGCCTGCTGGACATTTGCATTTGCAGAAGCATTGGAAACCGCTCTTTTAAAAGCAACAGGAATCATGTATAATATCTCTAAAAATTATATGCAGAATCTCCAAATAAGATACAACCCGGATTTTGGAGTTTTATTTTCAGATGAAGGAGGTATTGATTATATGGCTTTGGCTAATGTAGTCGGTTGGCTGAGTGTCGCTGAAAGTGAGGGGGGATTTGATGAGTTTGGAAAATTATCACGTTTTATTGACAGTCCAAATAAGATGCGTCTTCAGGATGCTTACTTCATAATGCCGAATTCAGCAGATTATGTAAGTGACGTTAAAAAAGCAATTTTAAATTACGGTGCGGTTTCAGTTACTTATGCAAGCAGTGAAGTTGAACCGTATTTCAATGTGGAAACTTTTGCATATTATAATAATGAATCAGTTCCATCAGATCATGCAGTTGCCATCGTCGGATGGGATGATAACTACTCTGCAGATAACTTTTTAATTGCTCCTCCGGGTGACGGTGCATGGATTGTTAAAAACAGCTGGGGAAGCGACTGGGGTGATGAAGGGTATTTCCACATTTCCTACTATGAAAAATCATTTTTCACACCTGACTCAGATACGGGCATCATTTATCCCTTCACGGCATGCATTTTCGCCAATGTCATTGATTATCATGTAAATTACC
The sequence above is a segment of the uncultured Methanobrevibacter sp. genome. Coding sequences within it:
- a CDS encoding DUF447 domain-containing protein translates to MAIDLTDIGIEEGQKYEGIYTTMSKDGVKNAAPIGIVCKGKDKLGCRLFVGTQTLKNIMETRRYVVNITFDPINFVNSTIGNLDIEEFTDDEDIAILKNAEAYIICDVTDIRKMDPIKDHVTSNGEAYIISSDVLKIVKNHPCAKALNRGVFALLECLTNYTRLDLVSEQQQDYFVGRFNENNRMIKRVSGPDTIKAMEILKNSMIEKGFDVE
- a CDS encoding ATP-binding protein; its protein translation is MNSENEDSIYNFLQTQITDTPLSLNNDLSNMGVKFNQRDDFEELKTFVDEFIEGNNVNRYIVLPGLRGVGKTTVLLQVYDYLMNQKNINPEQILYVSCEEIDRIEDCDIYELIKFYLKTFHNCSLQTLNKKLFLLIDESHFDKDWSVSGKLITDKSKNIFVIFTGSSAINLEYNAEAARRMIRYPITPLNYSQHLKLKYNYHSDISNDLVDLLFNGNVENAIIKEKQVNHDLLNLKEYNSMDWNNYFKFGGFPSVMHDTNYRNATKKLYYSIETVITKDLGTMNNLTANTQTNALRLIKFLAEKYPGDISQNALANKIKTSAGSVNTIMDLLEKTHLIFHIEPYSDANTRAKKSWQYYFATPSLMNAINIKFGFSSINLTEYEGVLLETLVGSSLVNLKNSEQFFEFSIFYDTHKVKKQRVDFIIKKDFDEVIPIEVGHGNKSTNQIKDAIRRYKSPHGIIISDTTKTIKKVDNIIFVPIKTFSLM
- the xerA gene encoding site-specific tyrosine recombinase/integron integrase, with protein sequence MKNELIRLIESNMEHYLNEIQIARLNECLKSILNDFELFKKDNNLSFDESKENHELLVSFLSAKQIEGCSEKTIDYYGNTIFKMMESVNLKIESITTDDLRKYLAEYKNQSNASKSTIDNIRRVLSSFFSWLEDEGHISKNPVRRIHRIKTKRVVKEVLSDENFEVLRDKCDNIRDLAMIELLASTGIRVGELVNLNIDDVLFSERECVVLGKGDSERIVYFDAKTKIHLQKYLESRKDNNPALFVSLRKPHNRLGIPGVEKRMRKLGNEAKIKKIHPHKFRRTMATNAIDKGIPIEQVQRLLGHVQIDTTMQYAMVNQNNVKISHRKFIG
- a CDS encoding winged helix-turn-helix transcriptional regulator, whose amino-acid sequence is MIITLVKKQNGYEFIREMEETYKSISELEKLFKRTNNMKMYVDLENWKYYNQNPDEMIETTESLVTNKLSLSDLDLIILNTIKHEKPRSIRDLAKKINKDVSNIQPKVKKLEEDGFIKFEEGIKNSKIPYLTFDEIKLEI
- a CDS encoding C1 family peptidase; the protein is MEFGKTIILLMLVIFLFSITSVCASEIDTPIAGGDAGQMELSVNDEMSVDNLQKIEENVELALVDNDESVSAQTGADVLSGDENSTYSELFREISQSGPVKLTHKNYVYDNSEAIAVTEDNKVIDGNGAVIDMAESTIRAFDVVGSGVTIKNLTIKNANFNGDGGAIYFSQTGTVSNCNFAGSTAFNYGGAVYFNGSGEVANCNFVNNTAFYRGGAVYFNGSGEVVNCNFTKNRVIDDENSHGGAVFMTSGSVENCNFTNNSAGLNGGAVYFSISGSFHTLTNCIFTNNSATYGGAILFARMVHLTDCNFTNNSAFKSGGAVYFHDDGEVANCNFVSNFAYQQGGAVTFVKSGSVENCIFANNAADGWAGAIRFQGDGNVMDCNFVNNTASNYDGGAMLFSSSGAVEKCSFINNSANTAGAILFEGDGNVTDCNFTNSYGAASAGAILFGGIGNVTDCNFVNNTVSKYDGGAVYFDSTGSVENCSFAYNSARYGGAVYFERGSDGTVKNCNFVNNSAFECGGSVYFNSTGSVENCSFAYNSARYGGAVCFEKGCDGTVKNCNFVNNSAFECGGSVYFNGAGSAENCYFINNAALNVGGAILFEGEGDVTDCNFVNNTASNHDGGAVYFNTSGSAENCYFTDNTAIYGGAIAHYGGVLNCSNSRFIDNSAEIGPSIYSCDAILNVCSSSVTSNRSSKYGQIFASNSTVNIDTSEFINISSAYASALSFIFCEISIINSRFVNLTAEKSAGAIALKFSGNSYIKGSEFINVKSFKNAGAVLVDYRMESCNSTLIECVFNNVSSMIGGAYIQLGGSLFLNSSNFIGNNAGVGGAVYISFTNSIIDNCIFDSNKLSDVDSTSCGGAIYCDMSNMTLAHSRFINNSAYLGNAVYACDSWYNIANCLFANNTNAIFTDFDKNQCSLNGNEYNNDSVITNQSFHAPLSFDYPALNLTLINNTINVTGLPSRFDLRDWGWITPVKDQGIAGACWTFAFAEALETALLKATGIMYNISKNYMQNLQIRYNPDFGVLFSDEGGIDYMALANVVGWLSVAESEGGFDEFGKLSRFIDSPNKMRLQDAYFIMPNSADYVSDVKKAILNYGAVSVTYASSEVEPYFNVETFAYYNNESVPSDHAVAIVGWDDNYSADNFLIAPPGDGAWIVKNSWGSDWGDEGYFHISYYEKSFFTPDSDTGIIYPFTACIFANVIDYHVNYQTDLSGLYDFDGGYTQYSNEFTAQYDDLIAAVGTYFNQSGIDYSFDIYVNNKLTYSQSGISEFAGYRTIILSSYVPIKKGDRFKVVFKNNNLPYEAYSRNHYIHGMSFVSTDGSAWKDIALENKTVCLKVYTVRDDCVIVGNNDISIDYGSGSSFSVKVMTGDGRSIGAGASVMFVINGKTSVVKTDNNGIAKIRITDVPKKYKVTTVFNGKTYKNTVTVKQVLTAGKIAVKKTAKRFTLKAKLKINGKLIKGKTITFKFNGKTYKVKTNRNGIAQKTLKGNILKKLKKGKTYTVKVTYLKDTIKTTVKVK